Sequence from the Amycolatopsis sp. NBC_00345 genome:
TCCACCCAGTGGCTCGTCCCGGTCCGTCCGGTTTTCTCGCGGCGACGAGATGCATTTCACTGTCAGCGACGAAGCTGTGAAACTAAGTCCGTGTCGGTGTATCGCGGGTCGTGATCATCGGGTGCGGGGCGTGGTGTCCTCAGGGGTTGGTCGCGGACGCAGGCGGGGCTGGAATTTTCAATGCTGGTAAGGGTTTTGCCGCCGTTCGAGCGGTGCTATCGGGATAGGACGGTGGGGTATCGGCTTTCACTCGGCCGGCCGTGGGACGGTGTGACCGGATAAACGGACGGCCGCTTTCCGCCCACCGGGAGTAGAGTTGTCGCGCCGAAACAGCCCAGTCGCTGTCACCTTTTTGGCCGCGTTGCGAACGCGGCGAGTGCCCTAGCCTCACTGGGTGGATTTCGCCGTGGCATCAGGGACCCCTTCGCGCATCGCCCCGCCGGCGCCCGCCGGCCCTGAACCGTGGGCACCGCCCGAGTTGCGGCTGGTCTGCCTTGACATCGATGACACCCTGATCGACTGCACCGCCGCGATCCGCCGCACCTTGCACGCCCTCACGGGCCGCGGCGACCTCTGGCCACTGTGGGACTTGATCACCGAGGAGCACGTGGCAATGGTCGTCGCCGGCCAGCTCGGCTATGGCGTGATGCACCACCGCCGTACTGAGTGCTTCCTCGCGGAGCTCGGCATTCTCGCGGACTTCGCGCAGGTCGCTTCGTTCGAGGAACGCCGTCGCGACATCCTTTCGCAGTCCTGGCAGCTATTCGACGACGTCCTGCCGTGCCTCGAGTGGCTGCGCGCGGCCGGCCTGCTGCTCGCCGCCGTGACGAACGCCTCGGGGGCGCACCAGCGGCGGAAGATCGCCGACCTCGGGCTTGCGCCGTTCTTCGACCATGTCGCCATCGCGGGGGAACTCGGCGTCGCCAAGCCGGACCCCCTGATGTTCCACTCGGCCTGCCTGGGACTCGGCTGCGACCCGGCCCAGACAGTCCACGTCGGCGACAAACTCGACACCGACGCCATTGGCGCGCAGGACGCCGGTCTCGGCGCCGTCTGGCTCGATCGCGACGGCACCAGCCGCACTGGCGAGCGCGCACCTGAGGGTGTACACACGGTAACCAGTCTCGGCGAGCTGCCTGAGCTGCTGGTTTCCGAGTACGCGACGGTCGGCGTCCCGGCCCAGCGTGCGGCGGGGACCCCCGCTGCGCAGGTACGTGACAGCGTGCTCTAGTATTTCTCCTCGTGCGGTGCTGAACCGGGTCAAACTGGGAAAGCACCACACTGGGGTATGGTGTAATTGGCAGCACGACTGGTTCTGGTCCAGTTAGTCTAGGTTCGAGTCCTGGTACCCCAGCTGCGGAGAGGGACCCCCTTGCAGAGCGGGAAATCGGCTCTGGTAAGTTCTCTCTCGCAAGAAAACAGAAAAAAGCCCCGGAAACGGGGAAAGTTCCTAAGCCCCCGTCGTCTAGCGGCCTAGGACGCCGGCCTCTCACGCCGGTAGCGTGGGTTCGAATCCCATCGGGGGTACAGCACAAACCCTGGCTCAGCTTGATCGCTGAGTCGGGGTTTTTTGCGTTTGGCCTGGTGTTCGCTGAGCGTGTTCGTGGGGCTGGTCGGCGCTGGTGACGTACTGGGCGCGGTCGGCTCAGAGGACAGGGCTGAGCGATGAGGTGGGCCGTCGGTGGTGGGCTGTGGCCGGGGGGTGACCGTGCAGGGCTGATCCGGCCGCCGGTGGGCGATCGGTGGCTGGGGCGGCTGGTCTTGTCGTCTGCGGGGCGAGCGCTTAGTCGGCGCGGGCGAGTCTTGTCGCCTGTGGGCGATCGGTGGCTGGGGTGGGCTGGACCTGCACGCTCCGCGTACAGGAGGTCGTCTGTGGGGCGACTGGTGGCCGGGGCAGGCTGATCTGATGGTCCGCTGGGACGGTGCTCGGTAGTGGGCCGGTCGGAGTGGATCGTCGGGTGCCGATCCTTGAAGGTGAGCTGGTCTCGATGGCTTGTCGGTGACGGTGGTCATGGGCGGCTGGTTGGGTGGTCCGCTGGTGACGGTGGTCGGAGGTGGGTCGGCCTAGGCGGATCGTTGGGGTGACGGTCGTTGGGCATGCTCCGCGTGCAGGAGCGGGCAGGCCTGGTAGTTCGCCGGGGCGGCAGTCATGGGGCGTGGGGCAGGTCGAGTTGTCTCTCGGGGCGATGGCGGCTGGGGGCGGGGTCGATCTTGTGGTCCGCCGGGATGGTTCAGGGTGACTTCATCTGAACGGCGACTTCATCGGGAATTGCGACTCCGTTGTGAGTGGTGACTTCATGGGGGAGTGGCGAGTTCATTGGGGAGCGGCGTGGTTGGGAGTGGCGAGTTCATCGAGGGCGAGTTCGTTGTGAGTGGTGAGTTCGTTTGGGGGATGGGGGTCGTCTGAGAGGCAGCTCGGGACGCGGGCGGTTCGGTGGGCGGCGGGTTCTGGCGGCGGAGCGGTGGGTTGCCGTCGGGTTGGGGCGCTCGAGGTTGTGAGTGGTTAGGCGGCTTGGAGGTCGGTCCGGAGTGTCGACGTGGTCGTGAGGCGGCTGATGCCAGTGCGGTGCTGGGCTGGTGGTGCGGCGTTCGGCGTCGTGAGGTGGTCGGGGCCGGGGGTTTGTTGGGCGCATGGGTTCCTGTACGCGGAGCGTGCGGGGCCTCGGCGGTCGTTGTGACGTTGGTGGCGCCGGGGTTTCTGTTGGGGGCATCCGTTGGTTGGTGGGCGGGTGGTGGCGATGTGCTGGCCTGATCGTGTCGTTCGCGAGGCTGGTATTGGGTGATCGTGAACTGGCTTGTGGCCGAGGGCGGTGCTGCCGGGCTTGTTCTGGAGGTGTGGCTTGGGCGGCGGTTTTGTTCTTGGGCGTGGCTTAGGTTGCGGTTCTCGTTTGGCGGAGTGCTGTGAGTTCTGCGGTGCTGTGTGCAGGGTGCGCTGGGCGCGGTCGAGGTTGTCGGGTCTACATGCGACTGGTGGGTGTGGGATGCGGCGGAGCGTTCGCTGGGAGTCGGCGGGATCGGTGTGCGGGTGTCGGGGCGGTTCCCGGGTTGTGGCGGTCGGCGGTTTGGCTGGGCATGGGTTGTGGGTGGGGTGCCTTAGCTGCGGAAGCCGTTTGTTGGCTGGTGCGGTGGAGCCGGGGGCGAGGTACTGCTCCGTGTCGGCTTGGACCGGCGGGAGATCGTGCTTCTGGATTGATCGTTGAGTGGGCAGCAAAGCAAGCGGGCGTGCGGGCAGTCCTGAAGCAGGCAGGCAAGTAGACGGTTAAGCGGGCAGGTCAGTAGGTGGCTACGCAAGCACGTTGATGTGCGGGCGGCTAGGCGGGCAGTCGGTACAAGTAAGCGGCCGGGTGCACGAGCGAGCAGTCAGGCGGCTAGGGAGATGGTCAGGCAGACGGGCGGAACAACCCGGTAACCAGACAGAGACCTGGGCAGTCAGCCAGATAGATGGGTAACAAGGCGGTGGATAAGAGCACATGTCGGCAGTAGTGCAGGCAGACAAGTACGCAGGCGGGTAGGTGGCCGAGCGGAGGGCCAGGCGAACAGCCAGCAGATGGTTAAGCGGTGGGCAATTAGGCGTGGCCAAGCAGTGGGCTGGTCGATGGTTAAGCGGTGGGCGATCAGGCACTACCAAGCAGTGGGCTGGCTGATGGTTAAGCGGTGGGTAATCAGGTACGACCGAGTAGTGGGCCAGCGGATGGCTTAGCGGTGGGCGATCCGGCGCCACCGAGCAGTGGGCGGCCGATGGCCAACGGTGGAGCGGCAGCTGGTCAAGTGGAGAGTCGGCGGATGGCATTGCGGTGGGCCAGATGGTGGCCAAGCGGTGGGCCAGCAGACGACTAAGCGGAGAGCCAGCAGATGGTCAAGCGAGGAGCCGGCGGACGGCTTTGCGGGGGGCTGGCAGGCGACTAAAGCGGTGGGCCAGCAAATAGTCCAAGCGGAGAGTCAGTGGACCGCATTGCGGTCGGCCGACAGAGACAGCAGGGACGGGGCCAGCAGGCTGCCAGGAGGGACAACCAGGCAGGCAACAGGCAGACGCGGGTATACAGACAGTTGGCAGTCAGATAAGCGGGCACGGACAGCGGGCAGGCAAGCGGGCGGGCCGGCAGACAGGCAAATAA
This genomic interval carries:
- a CDS encoding HAD family hydrolase, with protein sequence MDFAVASGTPSRIAPPAPAGPEPWAPPELRLVCLDIDDTLIDCTAAIRRTLHALTGRGDLWPLWDLITEEHVAMVVAGQLGYGVMHHRRTECFLAELGILADFAQVASFEERRRDILSQSWQLFDDVLPCLEWLRAAGLLLAAVTNASGAHQRRKIADLGLAPFFDHVAIAGELGVAKPDPLMFHSACLGLGCDPAQTVHVGDKLDTDAIGAQDAGLGAVWLDRDGTSRTGERAPEGVHTVTSLGELPELLVSEYATVGVPAQRAAGTPAAQVRDSVL